Sequence from the Onthophagus taurus isolate NC unplaced genomic scaffold, IU_Otau_3.0 ScKx7SY_15, whole genome shotgun sequence genome:
cttTTACTTTCGTCTTTCACGGTTTCAACGATATACCTCCCAAGCTTAACAGCATTCAAAACATGcttataatatttatacaaCGGATCGTCTTggtttaaaaacgaaaattgtttattcccAGCTTGTTTcgttttgattaaaatctCCATTTGCGGCCCTTGTTTACTCACAAAGTGGGCGGTCTTTTCAATTCTTGCATTCTCCTTCTCTTTTTTTGGCTAAAAACAAATACcctcaaaatttaatttaaacaatttaattgtttttgttacaATTGCGATATCAACGGGAACATCTAACTCTGGTCTTGGAACGTAATCTTTATCTTCTTCTTCAACGGTGGGTGCTTCCGATGATTCTTGCGGATTTTTTGGAACATCGTAATTAAAAGCAAACTCGTTACTTTTTACGCGTTTTAACTCCTCCTCTTTATACATTTCTTCTTCCTCTTCGTTGGTTCTTAACGAATAATATCGTTCCTCGTCGCATAATTGCTCAATTTTTCGATCGGATTCGCTTAAACCTAACCATCTGGTCGCGTCGTAACCTTCTCGGCTTGCTTCGAACGGTTTTAAATCCGATAAAGCTCCACGGCCGTCGTATCTAAAAAacagtttattttctttttatgaaattatataTTGGTATCAATAAGAACCTGTCGATTTTAAGGGAATCATCCCCCATCCACGGTATTAAATGTTTTCCTTGGTCGATGTATTTGGCTTTGTCATCGTCCCGGAAAAGTTTGCAAGCATAACCGAAAACGAGGAGGGTATCGTGATTTTCTACGACCACTTTCTTTCGCAATATTCCAGTTTCAGATGCGCCCCATTTCgacattattcttaaaaagTAGACAACAAATACATAAAATGTGTAAGGTTACGTTTTGTAacttttgacatttgacagacTTTAATACTAACTTCATGTTTGTTTTCTTAATAAGAttctaataattatttcttttatttaattaataatttaataaaaattaattaattattacagaattttataaattgtattcTGAATTGATAAgtatattatcataaataggTAATTATTCATTTGTAAACGTAACGTTTTACATTTAGGCGATACTGAACTGAAGAGGGCGCATAAATCCGTaaatacaatttcaaaatttaattcaaacgaTTTACCTTTTTTTCTCACAAATGCTTAACTTTTTCTTCTTGGTTTTcttttcaacattattttataaagtagagaaataaataaaatgtgtaaagttgcattttgtaacttttgataaattttagaGCTAGCTtcatatttgtttatatatttttaaaaaatattattttttttttaatttaataaaaattaattaattaatataattttataattattatttaactttttattaacttattcGTCGGTATTACAGTGATCTATCTACACAATTTTGTGCAGTATAAGCTGTCAAATTAGTATAAAAAAACTTCGATTTGAACAAATCAATcgaatcaatttattatagaTTGTATTACAGTTAATTCATTAATGAGCATATTGTCATAATTTaggtaataatttattgtaaaaattattttataaatttaatatttcacaTTCAGGCGACTGTAACATAATCGAAATGAAGAGGACGTTTAAAGAAACCAATCGGCACATGTGCACCATAAGAAAATACTCGGAATCCTGCCTCCCAAAACTTCCGCCGAACGCTTCGAAATGGGAGAAATGCATGAGACGATTtcgaaaaactttattattatactcGGATCACCCCTCTTGCAACCACCATTACCGCAGCAGCGCGGCGGTTATGTTCGAAAGGAAACGTCAAATTTCGACCGTTCCCGTTTACATAATCCACCCGTTTAGCAAATTTGCTTATTACAGGGAAATAGTTTGGTGGTTGATGTATctaataatattttcgataTGGCCAATAATGGCGACGCTTATAATTTACGAAACCTCTGAAAACGTGAAATGGGTCAACGAATGCGGGAGCTGCATCAACTGGTTCATCGTAATCAACATAGTGTTTAGTTTCATATCCGGTTACCATAACCCCCAAATAAGAGAGGCGGTTTTATGCCCGAAAGAAATCGCAATTCATTACTTAAAAACGTACTTTGTACcagatttttttagtttattaccATCGAAGTGGTTATCGTTGTGTGACACAGGAAAAATGATCGTGATTTTGCAAAGATTCGTGCTTTACGCTCGAGTACCCACGATGTTCCAATACTCGCGGCACATCACCAACTTATTACAAATGAGCGATACCCAACACGAAATCGTCTCACTCATAATCTTATCGTTGTTTGTGTTACATTGGTGCGCATGTTTGCTGGCAACAATAGATAATCTCTATATCATTTTAGGGGATAAAAACACGTCTTGGTTTAGATACGCGAATCTTAGCAGCCCAAACATTCATGCAATGACGAGATACTTTTGGTCATTGCATGTAAGTATGGGCCACATTTATCGATTAGGTGGCGGGTTTTCACCTACCGAATCAAAATTCGATTATGTAACGCTTTCAATAATCAACATTTTGGGTTCGGCGTTTTTCGGATACATAATTGTGATTGTATTACAAGCGATTGGGACAATTAACGTGGCCGAAAGCAAATACGAAGAGCTTTTAAGGCAACTCTACGAGTATTTGCGATCCAAGCGAGTGCCCGTTAATATCAATAAGCGGTTAACGAGGTATTGCGAATATCGCTTTCAAAAACGCTATTTTAGAACTGAAGCGATTTTGGCGACGCTCTCAGATCACCTCCGGCACGAAATTACATTGTATATGTCACAAACTAGCTCTCGAGAACTGCTCGTTTCCCGTAGTGGGTTTCCTAGCTAGGTCCACGGAGCGGCTCGCGTACCCAACTGTCCACGCACTACCGTTTTCTTGATAGCTAGCAATGACTGAGTTAGGGTTTGGCACACTGCATTCGTTCACTTGAAAGCGAACGGcagtaatttgaaattaagaataaaaatagattgaaagaaaacgaaatttcacTGCTAAAGAATaagtttgctttatttttgaaaaagaacgtattatattatataaaaaaaaaacaactgacaaagattttaaaaagtaaaaattacatGACATAAGCTATTCAACAACATCATTACGAAATTTGCCGAGGTGGTTAGCAGGTTCAATGAGAAATCGGaagtttaagattttaataacgctTACCCGTTtgttaaagtaaaatattcatCGAAGAAAGAGAATCCAATTCAACgaattttataactaaattgcTATACGTTCAAATCGCACGTTTCGACtttaaaaacacaacaaaaactttaatttcccGGTTTCGCCCGATGCTTTTCTATTCCAATCCCGTAACCGACTCCccgattttttcttcatttctccCCTGCTCCATCTACTCTAACTGCCACCTCGGCACATTCCTGCCAGAACCGCCTACGTAGTATTTAGTCTGGACCCTCGGTTCTCAAGACGCAACTtcgtaattaaattacaaagttcTGCCTGTAttgcgttttattatttttttttaatcgctttCGAATCCCAAAATGCGGTTTGTTACATCCCTCCCACCTTTTTAAAAGAAGGCTCCCCTAAGAGCCTTATTTATGATACCAAAATGAACAATACAAACCGCATTCTAGTATTTCCGATATCTACTTGAAATCTTAAGAATCAACAATCTCAATCGTTACAAAAAGTCTACATCTAAACACTTCTCAGTAACATAGAGTCCAATTTtcacataattttaattacgaaaacacatttttattgatattcttttgaaacaaaaagtcaatttttttttttttttacatatgcATTTTAGTCACTTTCTTAAGAGTCTTTCACCGATTTTaacacttaatttattaaaaattattttaaaagttgtaacatAGTCCTTCACACCAAAACGTTTAAGAACTACCACGCACGCACAGTCAAGTAGTCGAAGTAGAGAAGCTGTCATCACATCTCGGGGCGACCTGACGGGTGCTACTACATTTCTTCGGTGGAAAATAAACATGTTCTCAGCTGGCTCCATTTATGTGTCGACGATAAGacattgttgatttatttagaatgttttttttttatttaatgattatttacaAATGATAGGAATCGTATATTTcaggattttttttgaataaggACAATTTCGGAGTAAGTATTCTTGGTTTAATAGGATCTGTAACAGACGAAGTTGTCTGAATCTTGGTTACCATTTATTTCCGCATCCAACTTGGAGAGGTCGGTACCTCAGAATATATATTTGAAACCATCACTTCAGGGCTTGTGGAATTGGTTGCCTCAGGAACTATGTTAGTCGGAGTTTCTGGCGAAGCAAGATCCTCACCCCTCCTCTGATTAAGAAGCCACATCGTAAAATTTTTCCACAACTGGCCAAGATGACGATACCGCATCCCAAGGTTTTATATATTGCGTAGCCATTCAATATCACGCTAGCGAGTCCCTTTACgaaacacaataaaacaatCACTCGTGCGATAACGTGCTCTTAGCAAATTTACGCAACTCTTCCGCATGAAATAGTTGAATCCAGTTCTTATTTTTCTGTCTTCTTTCCCtggatttttctaataatgaCATTGTTTATAGCTGATCGTTCCAAGCCGACTTGTACTAGTTCTTGTGCTTGTCTGACGTCTTCGTTGTTATAAATTTCGGCCACTCCCAAATTCATAATGGtactaaattttgatttctgaATCTTCGTAAGGTAGAAGTCCATCAGGAGGTGTCTGGGATACCTGCAGTGGAGTTAAGGCTACCCAGGGCTTTTCAATCTGATACATTGGTGAATTAATGAGGTTGCGGTCAACCTGGTCTGCATAGTCCAGGAGTACATGTGTCATTGGCGACTCAAAATAGGACCGGTTATCCGTATCAGAGACAGGAAGTTCATGGTAGCAAGTATACGTTTTTCTTACTTGCACTCTCTTTGGTACACATTTCAATATGTACAGGACTTCTCCGATTGCACGGCCGACATAACTCGTTTCATTCTTAGCGAGCAAACTAACGGTGGTTGGTGATAACGGGGCCAACAATAAGCGATTTTTATGTGTTTCTATATACGATTTGTCGGTGAATCCGGGCTCTTTGGACTATTTGCACTTGTAACATGTTTTCTACATAATTGGACCTTATTTGTGAACAATTtccaacgttttttttttttagcgaTATGAGACTAATATTAACACTACGGGTGCTACAATCGTATGcgataataaattgttaatccTATATTTATGTAGGCTCCAATCGCCAATAAAGTAGTTAAGAGCGctgaaacaaacaaaaacaaaaatccgATTTTCCGGTGTTTAGTAATCAACAACAGAATAGACAATAAAagctattaattatatattttttttttattatttaaaaaaaaataaataaatttattttctttttaattttagtatttaacttattaatttacttattttaatattaatatttttatttatttattagttatttattttttttttctttttttttttacctgtaTACCTTATACTTTACCTATACCTAGCTGGAAGTTTTATGGCTCTCCTCTCCCGTCGTATTGCCAACGGTTCTTCAAGGGGTTCATCTATTAATTCTGGTGCCTTAATAATAATGCTATCGTCCTCACGTTCTCTTTCTATTTCTGAAGGGTTTTCAGAAGGTTCAGCTATTGACTCCAACAACTCCTTACTCATACATTCATTTTTCCCTTCCAGATTTTCTGCTGTACTAGTATCATCACTCTCTTCTAGAATTAATCGTCTCGgacatatattaatttttgggcAGGGGGTCTCATTTAGTAAATCTGTTACTCCTGTATTTTTTCGAAAAGTCAGATCCGGTGTATGTAAACTGATTATCGGCATATGTGGATCAACATACCGGTCTTCGTTTATTTCTTCGAGGTGTACATTCGAATCTAGGCTTTTACACTCTTTCGGGGTTGAGTCTTTATTAGTTCGAAATGATTTCAATCTATTACTATGTACAATAGATTTTAGCTTTCCGTTTACTGATGTAATTTCGTAGTTCTCTggtcctttaatttttgtaatcatgTACGGTCCTATCCAAGGTTGGgctaattttctatttagaCCTGGTTTTATAGATGTGTCTTTTAAGAGTACCAACTCTCCTACGTAAAAATCTCTGTGCttacttcttttattataatactCAGCCTGTCTTCGAGCGGCAAGCTGCAAACTTTCAAAAACCGTCTCATACACGTGGTTCATTCGCGCTGCCAATTCCGTCACATAGTTCTCATCACAGTCGTACTTACACCTGGAGGGTCGGAGAAAAACATCCACTGGTAATTCCATTTCCCTGCCGTATAACAAAAAGTGGGGGGTATAGCCCGTACTACTATGCACCGTTGATCTGTACGCCAGAAGAACATAGGGTAGCCATTCATCCCAGGTTCTTTGGTCCTTTTTAACATAGTGAGATAGTACGTCCTTGATCACCCGATGACTTCTCTCGATAAGACCATTGCACTCGGGATGATACGGTGTGGTTTGTATTTTGTCGATATTTAATAGCTTACAAATTTCCTTCATGAGTGACGACACAAAATTTGTACCCTGATCGGTGAGCAACTGCAGAGGAGTACCGTGGCGACTTACTATTTGCGTTACAAAAGCTCGAGCCACAGTATCAGCCTTCTGATCAGGTAAGGCTACTGCCTCTAAATATTTGGTGAAATAGTCCTGGAACGTAAGTATATACTTGTTTCCTTTGTATGTTGTTGGTAACGGACCCACTATGTCCATTGAACTTCTTTCGAATGGCTTTCGAACAGTTGTAAATTTTTGCAAGGGTGCTCTAGACATATGGGGGGAAGTTTTACGTCTATTGCATGACTCACAATTCGAACAATACTTTTTAACATCACGTGTCATAGACGGCCAAAATACCCTATCCTTAAGTAAAGCTAATGTTTTCGCTTGACCGCCATGACCTGCAAATGGTAAATCGTGGTAATCATGCAAAGCCTTCTGCACAAATGATTTCGGCAACACTAGTACTTCTTTTCCTAACTCATCAGTTTTAAATAAGAGCTTATCATTATCTATGAAATAACTATCCCTAAGATCTTTGTTTGATGAAAGCGAATCCCGTATTTCAATGCAAAACTCGTCCTTATCTTGTTCtttcaaaataacatttttatcccaAACTGGCGTTGCTATATTTTCCTGTATTTTACAtagtgttttatttttaacgaaagGTAATTTATATACCATTATCATGGTATTCGTTCCCTCAAAACATTCtcttaattcttctttaactAGGCTCCACTTTAGTTTATCGAGACCACATCCTATTCTGGGTATTGCCAAATATCTCTCCCCAGATTTATTCATTTCCTCCCGTAACGTTTCTAGACACTGTCTCAACATGTGGTACGTTGGTTTATGGTAGTATTCGTCCTTTGAAATTAAATGGTATATTTTTCGTTTCTCCGCTATTTGCGGTACTATGTCACCAACTCCTTTCTCCTCggatcttaatttttcaacggaGCCAAATCGCTTTTTAAATTCCTTTGCAATACCAGCTCCCATCGCAAAATCCGCCGAAACGCAATGAGCTAATACCCAACCTTGGGGAGCATCAAACAAATTTCCCTCTACTTCATTAATGCATAACTTATCTTTCTCATCCTTTCGGATTAGGGAAACTATACTGTTTCGGCTGAGAGCATCCACGTTTCCATGCTTTCGGCCCGGTCTGTGGATAATCTCGAAGTCATACTCCATTAGCATTAAAGCCCATCGTGCTAGTCTCGAGCTCGGGTCTTTGATATTCATCAACCATTTCAATGGTCTGTGGTCTGTTATGATAGTGAAACGGCGTCCATATAAGTAGCACCGAAATTGCTTTATCCCAAATATGACAGCAAGACACTCTTTTTCGGTAGTCGAATAGTTTAGCTCAGCCTTCTTTAGTCCTCTACTAGCGAAAGCCACAGGGCGTTCATTTCCCTCTCTCACCTGGCTAAGTATAGCACCTAATCCTGTGTTACTCGCGTCTGTAGCCAAGATGAAAGGCTCATTGAAATCTGGGAAAATTAATACCGATTCTGATGTTATCGCGGCCTTTAAGCTTTCCACCGCTTCCAATTGCtctttttcgaatttaaacGCGACATCTTTGCGCGTTAACTTCGTAATTGGGGCCGCTAATCGGGTAAAGTCCGGTATAAATTTCCTATACCATCCCACCAGCCCtaaaaattctctacaattCCTAACGTTTTTTGGAACGGGGAAATTCTGTATCGAGTTGATTTTTCCCGGATCCGGTTGAACGCCTTGGGCAGATATTATGTGACCAAGATAAGACACCTTTGGGACCGCGATCTGGCTTTTCTCCATCTTAAGTTTTAGTCCTGCATCTCGGATTCTATCAAAAATAGTTTGTAGTTTGTTCAAATGATCGTCGACACCCGTtccattgaaaattattatatcatCTAAATAGACGAGGCAATGAGTACCTAACAATCccgaaaatgtaaaattcatGAAGCGCTGAAACGTCGCGGGGGCATTTACTAGCCCAAACATCATTCGGTTGCTCTCATAGTGCCCGAACGGCGTGGAGAAAGCTGTTTTTTCTCGGTCATTCTTCTCCACTTCTATTTGATGGTACGCCGACGCTACATCAAACACGCTAAACAGATTAGTCTTCCCTAACACATCTACTGTCTCTTGCAGATTCGGCAACGGGTACACATCTTTCTTAGTTACCGCGTTGAGTCCTCGGTAATCTATACATACTCGGGGTTTTATCGATCCGTCTGACATCTGCCGGTTAACGATTACAACCGGCGCCGACCAGGGTGAATGAGAtggtttaataatatttttctttaacagcTTATCTATTTCTTCCTGTAAGAACTCTCGTTGATGAACTGGTACTCTATATGGACGTTTACTAATTGGTGGTACATTCTCAGTAATAATTTGATGTTTGACCTTGTGAGTTTTCGTAAACCTTTCGTCACCATTGTCGAAAATATCTCGATAAtccaataacaatttttcaacTTTCTCTTTGTCTGTTTCTGATAGATGAGCCAATGAGATCGATTCCAAAAATGTTGATGTCTCTCCGTTTTCTCTTATCATTGCAACCATCTCGCTTTTTACTTCTGGATTAACCTTCTTATTCGGTATTATACAACTATACGCTCTAGCTATCTCTGTATGCTTTGGGATCGTTATTGATTCTTCTCCTATGTTTGCAACCAATACTCGTGGTTTTTCCCCTCTTGGAACAGCACATCTTCCTATTAATATATTTGGATGAAAGGGCGTTTTACTTGATTCAATTACAATGtcgttctttttattattattacgcaCGTCAACCGCTAACACCTTCTCTGTAAACGGTTCAACGATATCTTCTTCAACGGTGATAACAGGATTACATTGACAGTTTTTATCATTgtttatttcgttttctttcgTATCTTTCATATTAGTTTCATccttaatttcttcttcattttcgcATTCCCTTAACTCATTATTTTCTGCAACAATTCGTGACTTCTGCGTCACTAATCCACTACTTCCGCTGGGGTCTTCTTGAATTTCGCCTTCTCGGCTCTCCCTATGACTTTCTTTAGTCTTtaatttctctatttttttttcttcttcttctattcTTTTATCGTGACAATCCCTGTCCACATTTACATCGATCATTCGGCGATACCCGGTTTCATAGTCATCGTTGCTATCTGAACTTAACTCCCCAAACTCTTCTACCAAAACATTTACCTCGAGTGGCATAAACCTCGTTCGTTGATTCGTCTCCTCGGTTACGTACTTTTCTTCGACTTCACGTTTCTTTATTAGATACTCCGTCCTCGTTACTTGCGGttcgattaaatttatttccgttGATAATTCTGATACATAATCATTCGCGAGTTCCAAATTATCTACCTGACCTACACCCAAACCTGATGTGGTGGATTCTCTACATTCAAGGGAATCTGTAGACACAATACGCTGCGACCCCAAATTGACGTTCATGATACTTGAAAATCTAACATCAATACCTCCTACATTTAGGCTACCTttactaaaatcaataattacatTGTGAAATTCCATAAAATCGCGTCCCAATACTCCATCTGTGGTTAAAGGCAAATTGTCCAAACATACATAGCACGAGAAATCTCCTAAATTCGATTCATTCcccaatgaaaaatttaactcaGTCGTACCTAGCATGTCAATTCCGTGTCCCGTTATTCCCGAAATACTAAAATCTCCTGACATAGGTTTAATTGCTTCCGAAATTACACAAGAATGTTTAATTATCGTAACAGGAGAACCGGTGTCTACTAACATCGTTAttggtttgtttttattgaacaatttaatagaaaaaggTGTTTCAAAAATGAGTCTCATATGCGGTATAATCTTATTTACAGTTGGGTCATAATTTTCGACAGACTTTATTGACCTATCGTAACCCTTTAATTCGAGTCTCCTGCGGTTCGGGTATTCACCGCAGGACGATATGCGTTTAAAGAGTTCGTCTCATTGTACCTGTTATTTGCGGGAATTTGCGGTGATCTAGTAACCTGCGGGGGCGATTGTCGGCCCGTATAATTGTTATCGTTTACATTACGTCGCGGTTCGTTTTGATAATCTCGCtgttggtaataaaaatttcttcggTCGCGGTTGTTTACCTTATCGGATGAATGACCCTCTTGAAAACTAACACGGCGTGGGAGGTCACGCCTTTGGTCGTAGTTCGGTTGCATTTTATTTGAAGGTAACCTACATTGTTTACTAATATGACCGGGTTTTCCgcaattataacaattaaacacGGTTGTCTGTGCATTACAAAATTTCGCAAAATGACCTGACTTTCCGCATCTGTAACATAATCTAGTAGTCGTATCCACCGCTCCTATATTAATTCGATTTGGACGATTTCGGTTTGTAGCCTGATTTAATTCTTCAAATGATGCGATCTCTTCCGCTTTATCTAGAGTTAAATCCGTTTCACGCATAAGTAACGTTCCTACCATTTGACTTAATTCACGTTTCATTCCCACTTTAAATTGACTTAGTgctaattcattaatttttataataactccCGGTAATTCTGCTGCTGTTACTTTCGCTTTGTCCTCCTCGATAATCTCATTCGCGATAGACTTTATACTGGTTACGTAAGACGACACGGATTCATCGTGTTTTTGGAACGCGCGCATTAATTTCCCTAGTGCTTCTCCCGGTAATTTTCGCGGggtaaactttttaattaatttttcccgTAATTCTACATATGTGACCTGATTACTCTGTAAGTTTGTTTCcgccttataaaatttataagccTCTCCACTCAATCGATACCTAACAATATGAAGCATTTGTGTTTCATTCCAATTATCTAAGATCGCACGTTGCTCTAACCTTTCAAAATAcagtttaacattttctcgacCTGAAAAAGATTCTACCGTTCCTGCTAACATTCCTAAAGAAATCGGTGTAACCATCATTGGTGTTGTTAGAATAGAACCTTCAGCTTCGCCCGGAATTTCTGCTACGTTATCATCGGCGTTCATAGtgattaagatttttattatttttaatgatagtcACAAAATATTCACCTACTAACCCCTGCAcgacaaaatttattactttatacGTACAAACAAAAGAATGATTgacaaaacattaaagaaaattaactcgaaatctttaaattttgaaacaggaaatagtaacaaaaacaaaataaaaaaataacaattagattttatttctacttttACATCAAATTGTGCCAACCCCACACCTGACACCAGTTTTGTCACAAACTAGCTCTCGAGAACTGCTCGTTTCCCGTAGTGGGTTTCCTAGCTAGGTCCACGGAGCGGCTCGCGTACCCAACTGTCCACGCACTACCGTTTTCTTGATAGCTAGCAATGACTGAGTTAGGGTTTGGCACACTGCATTCGTTCACTTGAAAGCGAACGGcagtaatttgaaattaagaataaaaatagattgaaagaaaacgaaatttcacTGCTAAAGAATaagtttgctttatttttgaaaaagaacgtattatattatataaaaaaaaaacaactgacaaagattttaaaaagtaaaaattacatGACATAAGCTATTCAACAACATCATTACGAAATTTGCCGAGGTGGTTAGCAGGTTCAATGAGAAATCGGaagtttaagattttaataacgctTACCCGTTtgttaaagtaaaatattcatCGAAGAAAGAGAATCCAATTCAACgaattttataactaaattgcTATACGTTCAAATCGCACGTTTCGACtttaaaaacacaacaaaaactttaatttcccGGTTTCGCCCGATGCTTTTCTATTCCAATCCCGTAACCGACTCCccgattttttcttcatttctccCCTGCTCCATCTACTCTAACTGCCACCTCGGCACATTCCTGCCAGAACCGCCTACGTAGTATTTAGTCTGGACCCTCGGTTCTCAAGACGCAACTtcgtaattaaattacaaagttcTGCCTGTAttgcgttttattatttttttttaatcgctttCGAATCCCAAAATGCGGTTTGTTACATATACGTCAAGAAATTTAATCGGAaaagttgaaatttttaaaggaTTACCCAGAGGATTGATTGGGAGTATCATCGCGTGTTTAAACACGGagatatatctcaaaaacgacgTCATAATCTCGGCTCATAAGCCGTTGGAGTATTGGTACATCATCTCTCATGGAACGGTGGCGATGGTACATACAAGCGGGCTCGAAATTTGCCATTTAGAGGATGGGGACGTGTTTGGGTGCGGCCATCTTATGGATGCCATGGATTACGACGTGAATATAGTTGCGATTGAAATATCGGAAATACTACGAATGACGAAACGCGACTTTTTACGCAACATGAATAACAAAACGATTTACGACCGATTAATGATCGCCATTGACAAACGTAACGATGATATTAAAAAGGCTTTGGATAAACGGGACCCTAAATTGCAAGAGAGGGAAgaagttttatacaaaatccGTAAAGACACTATTTTAGAAAGTGGGTTTCCAAGAAAGAAATAGTCACAAAGTGATGATAcaatttaattgattattataattaaaataataataataaaatcgttgTTAATTAATACTTGTCGAATTGTTAAACTTGGTAACACCTCGTAAGAGAGTGTAATTACTCTTATGAAAACTTTGGCTAATTAACGGTAAATAAGATGTACCTCCAGTAATGTAGTCAAAGCGTATAGGACCAGGCTTTTTTGTAAAGGTGGTCTCACACGACTGG
This genomic interval carries:
- the LOC111419354 gene encoding splicing factor, suppressor of white-apricot homolog isoform X1; this translates as MSKWGASETGILRKKVVVENHDTLLVFGYACKLFRDDDKAKYIDQGKHLIPWMGDDSLKIDRYDGRGALSDLKPFEASREGYDATRWLGLSESDRKIEQLCDEERYYSLRTNEEEEEMYKEEELKRVKSNEFAFNYDVPKNPQESSEAPTVEEEDKDYVPRPELDVPVDIAIPKKEKENARIEKTAHFVSKQGPQMEILIKTKQAGNKQFSFLNQDDPLYKYYKHVLNAVKLGRYIVETVKDENSKTEGSDREHSDEHYLHPSLLQNPVGYDLFKLIFYYFWK
- the LOC111419354 gene encoding splicing factor, suppressor of white-apricot homolog isoform X2 produces the protein MSKWGASETGILRKKVVVENHDTLLVFGYACKLFRDDDKAKYIDQGKHLIPWMGDDSLKIDRYDGRGALSDLKPFEASREGYDATRWLGLSESDRKIEQLCDEERYYSLRTNEEEEEMYKEEELKRVKSNEFAFNYDVPKNPQESSEAPTVEEEDKDYVPRPELDVPVDIAIPKKEKENARIEKTAHFVSKQGPQMEILIKTKQAGNKQFSFLNQDDPLYKYYKHVLNAVKLGRYIVETVKDENSKTEGSDREHSDEHYLHPSLLQNPVCRLFGAL
- the LOC111419353 gene encoding potassium/sodium hyperpolarization-activated cyclic nucleotide-gated channel 1-like, yielding MKRTFKETNRHMCTIRKYSESCLPKLPPNASKWEKCMRRFRKTLLLYSDHPSCNHHYRSSAAVMFERKRQISTVPVYIIHPFSKFAYYREIVWWLMYLIIFSIWPIMATLIIYETSENVKWVNECGSCINWFIVINIVFSFISGYHNPQIREAVLCPKEIAIHYLKTYFVPDFFSLLPSKWLSLCDTGKMIVILQRFVLYARVPTMFQYSRHITNLLQMSDTQHEIVSLIILSLFVLHWCACLLATIDNLYIILGDKNTSWFRYANLSSPNIHAMTRYFWSLHVSMGHIYRLGGGFSPTESKFDYVTLSIINILGSAFFGYIIVIVLQAIGTINVAESKYEELLRQLYEYLRSKRVPVNINKRLTRYCEYRFQKRYFRTEAILATLSDHLRHEITLYMSQTSSRELLVSRSGFPS
- the LOC139432399 gene encoding uncharacterized protein, whose protein sequence is MRFVTYTSRNLIGKVEIFKGLPRGLIGSIIACLNTEIYLKNDVIISAHKPLEYWYIISHGTVAMVHTSGLEICHLEDGDVFGCGHLMDAMDYDVNIVAIEISEILRMTKRDFLRNMNNKTIYDRLMIAIDKRNDDIKKALDKRDPKLQEREEVLYKIRKDTILESGFPRKK